Part of the Cercospora beticola chromosome 5, complete sequence genome is shown below.
TGCCGCTGCTCGTGTCCTGCGATCCTCCTCGTCTGGCTCGACGTACGGCTCGACCCTTACTGGCCTGTACGTTGGCCGGTACTGGGTACCGGGGCGCAAGGCGAGAGGGACAGCCGATTGCAGACCTTCATCGGAGCTGCGAGGAGGGAGGAAGGTCTTCCGGCGAGACGATTCGGGACGTGGGCTTGGTGGTAAAGATTTGTCCACGTTGCCCTTTGGCACCGGCTTGCGTGCGGTCTTGGACATCTCGTAGGCACCGTTGGACCTAGGATATTCCGATGGTACCACGGGCTCAGGCACAGGCGCCTCCGGTGGCGAGTCGCTCCGTTCTGCAGCTCGCTGGAAATCTGCCCATGTTGACTCTACCACGCGTCGGCGTGGCTTCGGCGCGGTAGCAGGGCGAGGAGCTGCTTCAGTCTGCTCAGGAACACCATTGGCACCAGGGCTAGGAGAGGGCGGAACGTGGCCCCGCTCCCATTCCAACGTTGCAGGGTGCGATGTCGCTGCAAACTCCTCCTCAGTCCAGCCGGCAGTCGCAGTCTGAAGCACCGCAGCTGTCCGTTGGCGCGCAAGGGCAGTCACTGGTCGGCGAGACGAGTGCTCCTGAGCAGCGGCTTTCGCGAGGACGACATTCTGaggcgcagctgcagcagcagcatctcgttCGGCTCGCCGGGCAATATCCTCTTTGGTATCCCACCACCCCTTGGCTCGGAGTGGCTCGATTGCCTGAGCCCTTGTCAGACTGACCAATTCGTGCCCTGACGGATTGTCCCAGTCGACCAGCGTTGGATTTCCGATCACTGGTTCATGGGCCTCTGGCTCTTTTCGTCTCAGAGCCTGGGGGATCCGCTGGAGGCCCTTTGATGCCGCGCGGCCAACCTTCTTCGCCACCGATTTTCCGGCATCATATGTGTCGGCGAGGGCTCGGTCCACTGGCTCGAATGGCAGAGAGACGAGGAACTCCTCGAAACGGTCCACGCTGTTCGTTACCGGGGGCGGCTGGGCAGGTGCAGGACCCTGCTGCATGCGTTCATACGCAGCAGGGTCGACAGGTGGCCACAGGGTATAGTCCTGTGGCGGTGCAGGAGGATACGCCGTCGGCGCTTGTGTGAGACTGTCATCCCTCACGGGATGACCATCGTGGCGATGCCCTTGCCTAGAGGCAGGCTGTGGGCGCAGGCTTTTAATCCTTGGGTTAGCCAAGGATTTACTCAACGCGATTTCTTGCTCGCTTGGTTGTGCGTCAGTGGTATCGTACAGGGAACCTACCCGGTTCGGTCGGTTCGGCGCCATTCCAGATGGCGAGGTGCTTGGGTTTCGTTGCTGATAAAGTTCAATGTCGACCACTCGGATCAGCTTGTTTCTGTGTCAAGTCTTTCAGATCGATAGACCAGCTATCAAGTGTCTTCTGAAAGTCTTGTCAGTTGCAAGTCTGGGCCGAAAGGTGGTGTGCACCTGGTGAGAACACAGCCCCTTTTGTATCCGTGGCTCGCCCTCTGTGCCAGAACCATAGACAAGGCCATTGTGTGGTGCGATGCATGGCCCAGCTTTGTTCTAAGACACAAAGCGCAGACATTCACAAAGCGAACATTTTGAACACAGTGAAGTTTTCTGTTCCCTTGGACCTGACCAAGGACAAAGCAAAGTCCCGTGATTCCTTAGCGCCATTGTGGTCGCGGCAGTATACGTGGAAATCGTCGTTGCGGAAGACCAAGTAGGCGATGCTGTCGCAGGAAGACTCGTTGGTATGCGAGCATCGGAGCGTCCAAAGCATGCGTAAAGTAGCGTATATGATCTGTAGTTGGAGGTAGTATAGTGGCGAACTCGTTGTACGAAAtgcgaggaaggagaggagtAACGCAGGTGGGAAAAGGCAGAAGATATGAGAGAACAAAGAAAGGGGCGCGAATTAAACATTTTGATACATCCGAGACCGAGGCTGCCGGAAGGCGTTTTGCAATATGCCTACCTTTGCTTACCCGGCACCATGCGTCGCGAGCACAGGGCGGCATGCTCCGAATCGATCACTAGCAGGCTTGCCCTTCTCCAAATCAATCGAGGCTTTGCTTCCCGTTTGCTTGTACCACCAAAGGAAAATGTGCCGCGCCGACCTGTCTGAGACACGGATACATCGTCTTTCCGGCGGACCCACTATTTGGCGCCTGACATCCACTTAGACGGTCGACGATGAGTATAGCCACCTGCTTTCCTCTTCGATCTGGACTGGGTGGGACGATCCGCGACCAAGAAATCCGCGCCAGCAGCGATAGCCATCACACACAAGGAGACCGCTGCCTTGATGATTAGTGGAGCTTGACTCAAGGCGATGTCACGCTTCACAGGCGCGAAGTCCAGGACCGATACTCGTTGTGATTGTACTCGCTTGTGCGAATGTAGGCTCACTTTTCCGGTCTTGACATTGCGGGTCTTAGGCGAAGAGTTCGTCCGTGGGCTACGTCTGATAGGTAGCGGTTTCCGTGACGTGCTTGTGATGTCCTCTGGTACGCGGCGCCAAACCGACTCGTTGGCCGTGATGACAGGAAATGACAACTCCTTTGAGAGACTGTTTGGCACTCTTGCGGCGCTTCGCTCTAGCTGGGTTGGTCGTGGTGGACTGGACTCAGAACTCACCACAATCTCAACTGGCCTGTTCGAGACACGATTCAATAGCCCTCGATGCTTTGTCGCCTTGCTGACACCTGAATGTGAAGATCGCTTGACCTCTTTTTGAGCACGGCCATGCGGGATGATAAGCTGAGCAACGCGCTTAAGCTTTTGACGCGCGCGGCCGAGCAGAGAGGGCTTCGTGCTGTCTGCCACGACCATGGCTTGCTTCGTATCTTCTTCCGCGGTAGGAGAGATTTCCGCCTCAAGTTCTGTCGCCGCATGTGCGTTTGCTGTCCCACAACCAGCTGGAGAGGGTATTGATCTGCTTTTGCTTGGTGAGTAGAGGAACAGGGACAGTCGAGTGCTGTTGCGAGTTTGCGATCGTTGGACAACTATCCTGTCAGATGGCGTAGTAACTTCCTCGAGATCCGCAGGAATCTCTTCGATCAAAGTGTCAATGTCCTTTTTGATGTCATGGAATGGTGTGTATGCCGCATCGATGCTGCTTGGTTTGGTCGGCGTGCATGGTTCTGGTATGTGCTTGTCACGCGCTTTTCTCTTGTGCAGCTCTAACGGCACAGGCACCAATGCTTCAGAAGTCTCGCTCGGCGTCTGGAGAGGACTCGAGTCAGGCGGAGTAGGGTATGGCTTGACAGGTGTAGATAGGAGCGGGCTATGTCGGCCGAGATCAGCCGCGTCTCTATCAGAATAGCATCGACGACTCGGTGTGCGACATTCTGATGATGACTTGGGCGAATTGTGTCGCGAGCCCATGATTCTTTTTCAACGTCCTTCTGATGGATTGCAGACAGTCTAGCTCGAGCCCTGGAGTAGGAAGAAGGAGGTATACTGCATGCACAGGTCTCCGGGCACACACCTCCCACATTGTCGGGCAAATATCTTGTACCCGAGACTCCTGCAAGTGAATAGCCTCGTGCTCAGCTCAGAAGTGACTGGTCACGTGGGACTCGCGAGAGTGTTTGGTCTCATGATCTCGATGCAATAATGTTGGTCGAAGGCTCCGTTGCGACTGTGCAAGTTCGTGGGAATGTTCGGATGGGCCATTGGGACCAATCCACATGCGAGGACTTCCGCAGCTTCAGCGGCGCGTTCTTCTCATAGCAAATCATCCAGAGCACCCAAAATATGCGGGAGAGGTCGATCGGAAGTTACGAAATCGTCTTTTGTCGCCAGTTGGGCTTCTTGAAGCACCATGTTTCCGACTCCTCGTGGGTCCGCGTCGAGACAAGGGGCATGCTAGGTTAGCTGAGTATGGCACGAAATCACGGAGTAGCGAGCCCATTGTGGAATGAGCAATGAACCGATGGGTCTGCAGCTGAAGATGGCCTTGTAGACAATTGTTGATGTCATCGCGAGCAGAGTTGGTACACTTGTATGTGGTTCCCTCCGCGGACGACGAGAGTGGTGTTTGCCAAGCCAAATTGAGCTTTTGGCCACAAACGCGCTTTCGTCATGCCTTTCGACGCGTACTGTAGGCTGCAACTTCCTCCAACTTTCAGTTCATCAATTATTGACCTGTCCACAATCCCTCTTTGAATCTTGAGTACACCCACCATTTCTCTATGGTATTCGCTGTCGATTGGAAGTGAGCGGGTCAGCATTGCATCGCGGAATGCCGAAATCATGACAGTTTGGTCTCTGCAGTTCGGACCTGGCTCACCATCCCTTTCATCACGCTCACCTGCAGGACACTCAAGCTCTCGTCTTAAGGACATGATACCCTGTCCATCTCGTGGCCGGTAGCGATAATTTCCGAGCGCTCGATCGGCCCGAGCATATAATATTAGGGCCAATATTCAAGGTTGAGCTGCTCTACTCGCACACCACGCCAAGGACATGGCTGTCACTTCGCAAGACTTGACTGCCCCAACCCGGTCAAAACCTGTTGACCGCAGCCACGTCAGGCACTCCGGACTTCCAGTGGTTGCGAGTGCTGATAAGAACAGCACATGCGATTTGTCCTCTGGCCGCATCTCATTACGCGTAATCAACAATTCTACGACGACATCGGAGAGAGAGGGTCACAACTGCCTTGACCACGCTTTGAGTCTGCGGCCTGTCACATCCAAAGCTGATAACATGACCAACGGGCTTATTCTCGCGCAATGCCGTGCTGTCCACGTGCTATGTTGCAATCCTGCTGTGGTGGCTTTAATTCAAGTCGACGCAGAAGAAAGCTGGTCGGCTCTTGCCTCATAAAGCTTGGGGGCACCAGCATACATATATGGTTCGCTCAGTCTCCGCCTCACTGCGCATGCTTCAACTTTCTGTCAGTCAGCTCGGGCCATGTGTCAATACCGCTACAGAATATGGGAGTGCGGCTGCGATGAGAAGTTCTTGACCCATCGGTGCCCATATGCAGACTACAAAGGCCACGTCCGGCACAAGGATCGATTTCGGGATGATATCCACGAGCCCGGTCGTTGTCCCTATGATTGCAGAAACCAGCCGATGCGAAATGGTGGTAAATTCCGACGAAGACCGCCTCCTCCGGACCCGCTGAGTAAGGACTCGACCTACATGATCGTTGGCAAAGCTGCTCTGGGAACGCTGAAGCGTCTGACGCGTGTGTAGACGGGAGCAAGGTGAGTACTACTCCGCCGCTTGTCGTCCATCCAGCTCATATGCTTCCATCAGACGTCCTTGATGCTCCCGCAAGCAGTCACTCCATGCATGGA
Proteins encoded:
- a CDS encoding uncharacterized protein (antiSMASH:Cluster_16), which gives rise to MGSRHNSPKSSSECRTPSRRCYSDRDAADLGRHSPLLSTPVKPYPTPPDSSPLQTPSETSEALVPVPLELHKRKARDKHIPEPCTPTKPSSIDAAYTPFHDIKKDIDTLIEEIPADLEEVTTPSDRIVVQRSQTRNSTRLSLFLYSPSKSRSIPSPAGCGTANAHAATELEAEISPTAEEDTKQAMVVADSTKPSLLGRARQKLKRVAQLIIPHGRAQKEVKRSSHSGVSKATKHRGLLNRVSNRPVEIVVSSESSPPRPTQLERSAARVPNSLSKELSFPVITANESVWRRVPEDITSTSRKPLPIRRSPRTNSSPKTRNVKTGKVSLHSHKRVQSQRVSVLDFAPVKRDIALSQAPLIIKAAVSLCVMAIAAGADFLVADRPTQSRSKRKAGGYTHRRPSKWMSGAK
- a CDS encoding uncharacterized protein (antiSMASH:Cluster_16); the protein is MALSMVLAQRASHGYKRGCVLTRNKLIRVVDIELYQQRNPSTSPSGMAPNRPNRVGSLYDTTDAQPSEQEIALSKSLANPRIKSLRPQPASRQGHRHDGHPVRDDSLTQAPTAYPPAPPQDYTLWPPVDPAAYERMQQGPAPAQPPPVTNSVDRFEEFLVSLPFEPVDRALADTYDAGKSVAKKVGRAASKGLQRIPQALRRKEPEAHEPVIGNPTLVDWDNPSGHELVSLTRAQAIEPLRAKGWWDTKEDIARRAERDAAAAAAPQNVVLAKAAAQEHSSRRPVTALARQRTAAVLQTATAGWTEEEFAATSHPATLEWERGHVPPSPSPGANGVPEQTEAAPRPATAPKPRRRVVESTWADFQRAAERSDSPPEAPVPEPVVPSEYPRSNGAYEMSKTARKPVPKGNVDKSLPPSPRPESSRRKTFLPPRSSDEGLQSAVPLALRPGTQYRPTYRPVRVEPYVEPDEEDRRTRAAALDMLESRTEEASASVRGKNVRTGEIKAHVHQVHEGKPVDSWHVQHGRASRFTEHLQPRVSDEDDDATNIWKKLEEDAGYAGFRER